In Sphingopyxis sp. 113P3, one DNA window encodes the following:
- the infA gene encoding translation initiation factor IF-1 → MAKEEALTFDGVIDEILPDARFGVVLENGHRIIAYTAGRMRRFRIRSVVGDAVRVEMTPYDLSKGRLVYRERGSAPVSGQRQRR, encoded by the coding sequence TTGGCCAAAGAGGAAGCCCTCACCTTCGATGGTGTGATCGACGAAATTCTGCCCGACGCCCGTTTTGGCGTCGTGCTCGAAAATGGTCACCGCATCATCGCCTATACCGCCGGCCGGATGCGACGATTTCGCATCCGGTCGGTCGTCGGCGACGCGGTTCGCGTCGAGATGACACCCTATGACCTTAGCAAGGGCCGCCTCGTCTATCGCGAGCGCGGCAGTGCGCCGGTCAGCGGACAGCGCCAGCGGCGCTGA
- a CDS encoding cold-shock protein, with protein MPIGTVKFFNTDKGYGFIENEDGSGDSFVHITAVQAAGMQGLNKDQRISYELETGRNGKVSAINLEQA; from the coding sequence ATGCCGATCGGCACCGTCAAATTCTTCAATACCGACAAGGGCTATGGCTTCATTGAAAATGAAGATGGCTCGGGCGACAGCTTCGTCCATATCACCGCCGTACAGGCCGCAGGGATGCAAGGGCTGAACAAGGATCAGCGCATCTCCTACGAGCTCGAAACTGGCCGCAACGGCAAGGTGTCGGCGATCAACCTCGAACAGGCCTGA
- a CDS encoding integrase core domain-containing protein, whose product MQVFHLPGRVSRTAQLMSRLIGAKAPDSEAAIRRDIVHRWRQAIREGLCAAAAARAVGVPRATLYRWEKRPEPLSRRPLRVRQPRWSPALAEAVEELRLDNPMWGKRKIAVLLAREGFMTSVSTVGRILRRLVARGAVVPVPLLRRKPGGRRFRYNNKERHARRLPKGLRPSLPGQLVQIDTLFINIRPGKAIKHFTAYDPVAKWTLGKVAASATATNATALLDKLIAEAPFPITGIQVDGGSEFRAEFETACQIRGLPLFVLPPKSPQLNGAVERNQGCWRYEFYESYDLPHRIDQLQPFVDAFAHRFNHVRPHEALDMKTPAEYLQSISCGNLQQSHMY is encoded by the coding sequence ATGCAAGTATTTCACCTGCCAGGCCGCGTTAGCAGAACCGCCCAGTTGATGTCTCGCCTGATCGGCGCGAAAGCCCCCGATAGCGAAGCGGCGATCAGGCGAGACATTGTTCATCGCTGGCGGCAGGCCATCCGCGAAGGGCTCTGCGCCGCTGCCGCGGCGAGGGCCGTGGGTGTCCCGCGCGCAACCCTCTACCGCTGGGAGAAGCGGCCGGAGCCGCTGAGCCGAAGGCCACTGCGGGTGCGCCAGCCGCGCTGGTCGCCAGCACTCGCCGAAGCGGTCGAGGAACTGCGGCTCGACAACCCCATGTGGGGCAAGCGCAAGATCGCCGTGCTGCTCGCCCGCGAAGGCTTCATGACCTCCGTCTCGACGGTCGGGCGCATCCTTCGAAGACTCGTCGCCAGAGGAGCAGTCGTCCCCGTGCCCCTGCTGCGCAGAAAACCCGGAGGACGCCGCTTCCGCTACAACAACAAGGAACGACACGCCCGTCGCCTGCCCAAAGGCCTCAGGCCATCGCTCCCAGGCCAGCTGGTCCAGATCGACACGCTCTTCATCAACATCCGACCCGGCAAGGCGATCAAGCACTTCACAGCCTATGATCCCGTCGCAAAGTGGACCCTCGGCAAGGTCGCCGCCAGCGCCACCGCCACCAATGCCACCGCCCTCCTCGACAAGCTCATAGCCGAAGCACCCTTCCCGATCACCGGTATCCAGGTCGACGGCGGCTCCGAGTTCAGGGCTGAGTTCGAGACCGCCTGCCAAATCCGCGGCCTCCCGCTCTTCGTCCTCCCTCCCAAAAGCCCCCAACTCAACGGCGCCGTCGAACGAAACCAGGGATGCTGGCGATACGAGTTCTACGAATCCTACGACCTGCCCCATCGCATCGACCAACTACAGCCATTCGTCGATGCCTTCGCACACCGCTTCAACCACGTCAGGCCACACGAGGCTCTCGACATGAAAACCCCCGCCGAGTACCTCCAGTCCATCAGCTGCGGAAATCTCCAGCAGTCTCATATGTACTGA
- the leuA gene encoding 2-isopropylmalate synthase: MTMLRDPSTKYRPFPQVPLENRQWPSRTITKAPIWLSTDLRDGNQALIDPMDAEKKTRFFDLLVKCGLKEIEVGFPASGATDFDYIQNLVRSGRIPDDVTPQVLTQARADLIRTSFDSLEGAKTAIVHLYNAVSPAWRRIVFGMEMPEIKQIAIDGAKQLRDNAARLPGTDWRFEYSPETFSTAELDFSIECCAAVMDVLQPTPAKPIILNLPATVEAATPNIYADQIEYFCKNLPNRESAIISLHTHNDRGTGVAAAELGLLAGGDRVEGCLFGNGERTGNTCLVTIALNMYTQGVDPELDFSDIDEVIATVEYCNQLPVHPRHPYGGELVYTAFSGSHQDAIKKGFAARERQNDERWEVPYLPIDPADLGRSYEAVIRVNSQSGKGGVAWVLEQDKGLKLPKRMQASFSHVVQAVADATSRELGAEDIWHAFEGHYLASEGKRFQLVDWAETHSGTDRIFAGKLTIDGTERSVSGRGNGLMSSVVAALAESGGPVMDIVDYSEHAIGQGSNVQAAAYVECRTADGKSLFGCGLDTDVATASVRAILSAANGA; the protein is encoded by the coding sequence ATGACCATGCTCCGCGACCCATCGACCAAATACCGCCCCTTCCCGCAGGTTCCGCTGGAGAACCGCCAGTGGCCCTCGCGCACGATTACCAAGGCGCCGATCTGGCTCTCGACCGACCTGCGCGATGGCAACCAGGCGCTCATCGACCCCATGGATGCCGAGAAGAAGACGCGCTTCTTCGACCTGCTCGTGAAATGCGGGCTGAAGGAAATCGAGGTCGGCTTTCCTGCCTCCGGTGCCACCGATTTTGACTATATTCAGAATCTGGTCCGCTCGGGCCGTATCCCCGACGACGTGACGCCGCAGGTGCTGACGCAGGCCCGTGCAGACCTCATCCGCACGAGCTTCGACAGTCTCGAAGGCGCGAAAACCGCAATCGTCCATCTCTACAACGCTGTAAGCCCTGCGTGGCGCCGCATCGTTTTCGGCATGGAAATGCCCGAGATCAAGCAGATCGCGATCGACGGCGCGAAACAGCTGCGCGACAATGCTGCGCGTCTGCCCGGTACCGACTGGCGGTTCGAATATAGCCCCGAAACCTTCTCCACCGCCGAACTCGATTTCAGCATCGAATGCTGCGCGGCGGTGATGGATGTTCTCCAGCCCACGCCCGCGAAGCCGATCATTCTCAACCTCCCAGCGACAGTCGAGGCGGCGACCCCCAACATCTACGCCGACCAGATCGAATATTTCTGCAAGAATCTACCGAACCGCGAGAGCGCGATCATATCGCTCCACACGCACAACGACCGCGGCACCGGCGTTGCAGCGGCAGAGCTGGGCCTGCTTGCCGGTGGCGACCGCGTCGAAGGCTGCCTGTTCGGCAATGGCGAGCGCACGGGCAATACCTGTCTCGTGACCATCGCGCTCAACATGTACACGCAGGGCGTCGACCCTGAGCTCGACTTTTCCGACATCGACGAAGTCATCGCGACGGTTGAATATTGCAATCAACTGCCCGTCCATCCCCGCCACCCCTATGGAGGCGAGCTCGTCTACACGGCATTTTCGGGCAGCCATCAGGACGCCATCAAGAAGGGCTTTGCCGCGCGCGAACGCCAGAACGACGAGCGGTGGGAGGTTCCCTATCTCCCGATCGACCCCGCCGACCTCGGGCGCAGTTATGAAGCGGTCATTCGCGTCAACAGCCAGTCGGGCAAGGGCGGCGTCGCCTGGGTTCTCGAGCAGGACAAGGGGCTGAAGCTGCCCAAGCGTATGCAGGCGAGCTTCAGCCATGTTGTCCAGGCCGTCGCCGACGCGACGAGCCGCGAACTCGGCGCCGAAGATATCTGGCACGCATTCGAGGGCCACTATCTTGCGAGCGAAGGCAAACGTTTCCAGCTCGTCGACTGGGCCGAAACGCATAGCGGCACCGACCGCATCTTCGCCGGCAAGCTTACCATCGACGGCACCGAACGCAGCGTCAGCGGCCGCGGTAACGGCCTCATGTCGAGTGTCGTTGCCGCGCTCGCGGAGTCGGGCGGCCCGGTGATGGACATCGTCGATTACTCCGAGCACGCAATCGGCCAAGGCAGCAACGTGCAGGCAGCCGCCTATGTCGAGTGCCGCACGGCCGACGGAAAGAGCCTCTTTGGCTGCGGGCTCGATACCGATGTCGCGACCGCCAGCGTGCGCGCCATCCTGAGCGCCGCCAACGGAGCATAG
- a CDS encoding YceI family protein gives MRIAAPLLALPLLLAVPLLAQMPTTAPGAKDAARVTGGTYQADPHHTLVGWRVNHLGFNDYFGIFGDVTGTLTIDPKAPAEAKLDISIPIASVTVASAGLKDHLLRAPAESGAKPDFFGANPQPARFVSTSVVVDEEGDEAKVTGNLTLNGVTKPVTLDVDFTGAGPSPMGNVETIGFEADAVIKRSDFGLGFGVPLVGDEVKLEITAAFEKK, from the coding sequence ATGCGTATTGCCGCCCCCCTTCTTGCTCTGCCCTTGCTGCTTGCCGTCCCGCTGCTCGCACAGATGCCCACCACTGCCCCCGGCGCGAAGGACGCCGCGCGCGTCACCGGCGGAACCTATCAGGCCGATCCGCATCACACGCTCGTCGGTTGGCGCGTCAATCATCTGGGCTTCAATGATTATTTCGGCATCTTCGGCGATGTGACCGGCACGCTGACGATTGATCCCAAGGCCCCCGCCGAAGCGAAGCTCGACATTAGCATCCCCATTGCCAGTGTCACCGTCGCGAGTGCGGGACTCAAGGATCACCTCCTGCGCGCGCCGGCCGAGAGCGGTGCAAAGCCAGACTTCTTCGGCGCCAACCCCCAACCGGCGCGTTTTGTTTCGACCTCGGTGGTGGTTGACGAGGAAGGCGACGAGGCAAAGGTCACCGGCAATCTCACCCTCAATGGTGTGACGAAACCCGTGACGCTCGACGTTGACTTCACCGGCGCGGGTCCTTCGCCGATGGGCAATGTCGAAACGATCGGTTTTGAAGCTGACGCTGTGATAAAGCGCAGCGATTTCGGTCTCGGCTTTGGCGTTCCGCTCGTCGGCGATGAGGTGAAACTCGAGATCACCGCTGCGTTCGAGAAGAAATAA